A window of Elgaria multicarinata webbii isolate HBS135686 ecotype San Diego chromosome 2, rElgMul1.1.pri, whole genome shotgun sequence contains these coding sequences:
- the LOC134393320 gene encoding olfactory receptor 4S2-like encodes MDSPPLMKNTNNVTEFVLFGLTQNEEMQKICFVLFLFFYLIIVLGNLLIVATVLFSSRLNSPMYFFLSYLSFVDICYSSVTAPKMITDFLVEKKTISFIGCIAQLFGVHFFGCTEIFILTVMAYDRYIAICKPLRYTTVMTKRVCGQMVAASWLGGLVHSLVQTLITTQLPFCGPNEIDHYFCDIHPLLQLACTDTYAVGIIVVANSGMIALSCFVILVVSYIVILVSLRSQSSEGRRKALSTCASHVTVVILFFGPCTFTYIRPSSNFSEDKTVAVFYTVITPMLNPLIYTLRNEEMKNAMRKLWSRKVTKISLMIKRELYLLSETQASKEPYGSPWSFKGSDVGATTEKRRELCVST; translated from the exons ATGGATTCCCCTCCCCTGATGAAGAATACAAACAATGTGACTGAATTTGTCCTCTTTGGCCTCACCCAAAACGAAGAGATGCAGAAAATATGTTTTGTGCTCTTCCTGTTCTTCTATTTGATCATTGTGCTGGGAAACCTTCTCATTGTTGCCACTGTGCTCTTCAGCTCCCGCTTGAACTCTCCCATGTATTTCTTCCTCAGCTACTTATCTTTTGTAGACATCTGCTACTCCTCTGTTACAGCCCCCAAAATGAtcacagacttcctggttgaaaagAAAACCATTTCGTTCATTGGCTGCATAGCACAGCTCTTTGGGGTCCACTTCTTTGGCTGCACGGAGATCTTCATCCTCACAGTGATGGCGTATGACCGGTACATTGCGATTTGTAAACCGCTGCGCTATACCACCGTTATGACCAAGCGGGTTtgtgggcagatggtggcagccTCATGGCTTGGAGGGCTTGTACATTCACTAGTGCAGACTCTGATCACCACCCAGCTTCCCTTCTGTGGGCCCAATGAAATTGACCATTATTTCTGCGACATCCACCCTTTGCTGCAACTGGCTTGCACAGATACCTACGCTGTTGGCATTATAGTGGTGGCCAACAGTGGGATGATTGCTTTGAGCTGCTTTGTCATCTTGGTTGTGTCATACATCGTCATCTTGGTCTCCCTGAGATCTCAGTCTTCGGAAGGGCGCCGCAAGGCTCTTTCTACCTGCGCTTCCCATGTCACAGTAGTCATTTTGTTTTTTGGGCCATGCACCTTTACCTACATACGTCCTTCCAGCAACTTCTCAGAAGACAAAACAGTGGctgtgttttatactgttattacCCCAATGCTAAACCCATTAATCTACACGCTAAGAAATGAGGAGATGAAGAATGCCATGAGAAAATTATGGAGCAGGAAAGTGACAAAAAT AAGCCTGATGATAAAAAGAGAGCTTTATCTGCTTTCCGAAACGCAGGCATCGAAGGAGCCATATGGATCTCCCTGGAGTTTCAAAG